A window of the Cuculus canorus isolate bCucCan1 chromosome 3, bCucCan1.pri, whole genome shotgun sequence genome harbors these coding sequences:
- the CALM2 gene encoding calmodulin-2 codes for MADQLTEEQIAEFKEAFSLFDKDGDGTITTKELGTVMRSLGQNPTEAELQDMINEVDADGNGTIDFPEFLTMMARKMKDTDSEEEIREAFRVFDKDGNGYISAAELRHVMTNLGEKLTDEEVDEMIREADIDGDGQVNYEEFVQMMTAK; via the exons GCTGATCAACTGACAGAAGAGCAGATTGCAG AGTTCAAAGAAGCTTTTTCACTATTTGACAAGGATGGTGATGGTACTATAACTACAAAGGAGTTGGGGACAGTGATGAGATCGCTTGGTCAAAACCCCACAGAAGCAGAGCTACAGGATATGATCAATGAAGTAGATGCTGATG GCAATGGCACAATTGACTTCCCAGAGTTTCTGACAATGAtggcaagaaaaatgaaagatacaGATAGTGAAGAAGAAATTAGAGAAGCGTTCCGTGTCTTTGACAAG GATGGCAATGGTTATATTAGTGCTGCAGAACTCCGTCATGTGATGACAAATCTTGGGGAGAAGCTAACAGATGAAGAAGTTGATGAAATGATTAGGGAAGCAGACATTGATGGTGATGGTCAAGTAAACTATGAAG AGTTTGTACAAATGATGACAGCGAAGTGA